Genomic DNA from Raphanus sativus cultivar WK10039 unplaced genomic scaffold, ASM80110v3 Scaffold2869, whole genome shotgun sequence:
TCTGTTACAGAATCTTAGTGTCATTCACAGTCACATatattatgtgtatatatattatatattgtccACAACACATGATAAATGAGTTGCAAACTAATACAAATATAGAAGTTGTGGTCAGCTTGACGGCACCGGGCGACTTAACCCTAATTTATGCCGGTTTAAATTCGGTTTGCAGAGCGATCTGCGGTTAAGCGAGAAAGACATAGTAAGAGCAACGGGTTTGTCGGGCCGTGCATGGTTTTTCTAGCCCTTTAaccccttttttttctttctaaatctTGGTTAATACTTAATATTCATTGAAAAGAACATGAGTTCAAACTTCAAAGACAACGTAAGTAGCTGCACTGCACACATTGAACAAGAAAAATTTATtgctataatattattttaaaaaatcagtttCCTATGTGCTGTACTCTCATTTCTAATTCTAATTACAAAACTATCTttagaaaattcaaatataatatttaatataattattataacttttgttttcctttttcataCATTGTCAGTTAAATTTTCAGTTCtaacttttctttttcatattgGTTTCcaaatcacacacacacacacacacacacacacacacacacacatatatataaagaaattttttataaaataaaaacgtggagatattttatataaattttgatttaacaaaaggaaactaaaataagctttatatttgttaaaataattgtGTGCCttttaaacataatatatactcctttttgatatttttgtcaCTTAGGTTTTAGTTTTAGCTTCTTTTATCTATTCTGGTTtcataatcaaatatataaaaaaagaaatatttataaatttaaaaaatgatatgtCTTTTATATGAagatatattttatcaatatgaagatatgttttagttttagcttcttttatctattttgaaaatatcatAATAGATATTCAAAGTATGAAGATATGTTTTATCAATATATTTAGCAATAAGCTTGATATTTTGTAtcgatatattttatataaataaattaattaattaacataaaTCAACATTCTTAATAATCTAAAAGTGTCTATAACTAGTAACTACTATACATAGTTAcaacaataaatttatttatctgtTTTGCATAACCAAAATAAATGCACTGTAAAAAAATAACCTGATTATATTCCAAATAGAATCAAAAATAATTGTGATTCAGTTCAGGTAAACAGATGTAACAGAATACTATATCACAATGTAATTGAACCAGTCTAATATTTTATACTCAAAATTAAAGGTCTAACTAATATAGCAACattttatctataatattattctatttttatgcaTATAAATAATGAAGTGacttaaaatgtatatataaataaaaataaagtacaaAACCAATTATTATTGAGTTTTTCTTAAAGTTTATATATGTCGATGAgctttcaaaaaattatttttgtattcatttaatgtaacttttaatttatcacgtttaaattattagtattttctgtttatttctCAAAACAACAGATATCAAATCATTGCATAATttcactaaaatatattttaaaacataataaaataaacgaaGATAAATACAACCAGCAAAATTAATCAAACTAACATATTTAGAACCAGAAAATATGGTATAACTTGAAAGTATATGCAActcaatataattaaataataacaaaatcaaaagaaatattctatatataaaatcacatgtctaattaaaatagtaagttaatataaataaattagtcaaatattcctttttaaaattttaatatttatgttttgctatttttgtattttatttgatCATAGAATTAGAGATATCCCGATTTTGTAGGCTAAATCAAAATTGTTAACAGTTTCTAACAAAATTCacggatattttttttatccCAATTTGTAGTGCCAACGATTTAACACATATACAAAATGATATAACACTATGTCTGagttattaaataatatacCAAGGTGAGATCTAGAACTCTCAAGTGAATGAATATGGAAACTTCTCATTCTTTTAACACTTTGAAAACTTCATTAAGGTGAAAAAAATATCTCAATCTCGAAACAGTTATGAGAGAGATAATAATACAAGGCACCAAAAGGCCCTAAACGCaaacaagaaacagagaaaaaagaaacttacGGAGCCTGCATTGCAAAGGCATCATCGGGTCTTAGTCGGGGTTAGTGGCTGCAGTTGCTTCTGCTTGGATTAATTGGTTAAGCCACGACGGTCCAGCATGCGCTATGTAGGACTGATAACGATGATAACGGGTAACACCGAGAGCAATTGCATCCACACAGAGATTACCTTCCTTATGAACGAAAGCAATGCTCCAGAGCCTGAAGCTTTGCAGCTGTCTTCGTATGGAGTTGAGAAGAGATCCGTACTGAGGAAAGGACTCTGGATGCAAGATTGCCTTCCCTGCAATATAAGAGGGCGATTCAAAGACAACTGTATCAAAATGAATAGTTGCCAAACATTCTATAGCCCATCGAAAGCTTAGAAAGTCTGCCTCCAAAGTAGATGCAACCTTGGAGTATGATCGACGTCCATGAACCAGAGGTTGTCCCATGTGATCACGCACCATCCACGCCACTCCACAGTTTTGATTGGCGTTTAGCCAAGATGAACCAATATTGCATTTAACAAAGGAGGGGCAAGGTTTTTGCCATCCTACAATCGATGATCGTCTAGAGTGCACTTGATAGACTGTTGGTACCAAAACCATCTTATTCAACTTGTTTGAGATAACCACAATGGAGACATTGTTGTTTTGGTAAAACATTGGAACCATCTCAAGCAACTCTTCAACTTGTCTTCCTTGAAGATAGTATCCCAACCTTAAGACCATCTTCTCTAATGTCTTTGTTGTTTTAAGCATAAGTTTTATGAATGAAACCACATGCTTTGTCTCAACATCCCAAGTCAAAATTTTCGGAAAGACCCTCGCTTCCAAACTCCAGCGTTGATCCGAATTTATCAAGCCATGCATATCCAACAAGTCGTCAAGAAACTTCCCCTGGTAACAGAAAAATATCAGTTGTGCTTGTGCAAACATATTCCCAATATTTAACACTTACacccaaatatatatatatatatatatatatatcccaaTATCTCAGATTCTAGTGAAAGGATATGGTTCCGGGATTTTTCAAACTCGCCAATAGAAATACAAGAATAATAAGACATGCTTATGGAAAATATACCAGTAGGGTGCCACTAACGAGCTTTGGTTGCACTGTTAGCTTCTTCAACTGAGATGAGTTTTGTAGCAACCTTACTAAGCCAGGAATTACATCTTGAGAGATCGTTGACACAAGCGTCAAATCTTGGACATTGAAGCTTGGAAAAGGAAGATGGCGGAGCTCGGCAACAGATAATATCTTAACACAAAGAGCACacacacataaata
This window encodes:
- the LOC130506089 gene encoding putative F-box protein At1g49610 isoform X1; translated protein: MADKGRDGDGVDSISSLPDEILQHILSSLETATAIKTSTLSKRWRHVWSGTPSLYLIWTRHKFKVHSINQTLARYTASKMTSFHLYVGEDIESPDINRSIEFAMSKNVEYMLLYIHSYKNNIPDCLYSNSSIKQLTLSLYYSYMVPICSVSWTSLKKLSLFYCNFSDECMAKILSGCPILESLSLDFFRGLKVIDLSKSPCLRTLEASITDSGTQIVAPHIRFLRLTDYTLSCTLADVTSLTEAKLEIGVTTVEKVTDGFPQVIMQIVEKLQNVEKLTFGPNLLKILSVAELRHLPFPSFNVQDLTLVSTISQDVIPGLVRLLQNSSQLKKLTVQPKLVSGTLLGKFLDDLLDMHGLINSDQRWSLEARVFPKILTWDVETKHVVSFIKLMLKTTKTLEKMVLRLGYYLQGRQVEELLEMVPMFYQNNNVSIVVISNKLNKMVLVPTVYQVHSRRSSIVGWQKPCPSFVKCNIGSSWLNANQNCGVAWMVRDHMGQPLVHGRRSYSKVASTLEADFLSFRWAIECLATIHFDTVVFESPSYIAGKAILHPESFPQYGSLLNSIRRQLQSFRLWSIAFVHKEGNLCVDAIALGVTRYHRYQSYIAHAGPSWLNQLIQAEATAATNPD